The DNA window CTTCAAATATACCAATAACAAAGAAATTGCAGCCGGTGTAATGCCTGAAATACGCGACGCCTTACCAATAGTTTCTGGACGAGCATCTTTTAATTTTGATACAACTTCATTCGAAAGGCCTGAAATTTGAGAGAAGTCAAAATCCATCGGTAATAAAGCGTTTTCATGTCGTAACGATTTTGCTATTTCATCTTTCTGGCGTTCAATGTAACCCGCATATTTTATTTGAATCTCAACTTGTTCAGCCGCTTTAGGATCACTGATGCTCGGCCCAAAACTCTTAATGCTAGTTAGTTTCGCGTAAGTCATTTCTGGTCGTCTAATTAATTCTTCTAACGAGTGCTCGCGGCTAATAGGCGTTTTCAACATGCTGTTGAGTTCATCCAATGCTTCATGTTTGGTATGCACCCACTGCGATTTTAAACGTTGCTTTTCGAGTTCTACACTATTCATTTTTTCTTGGAAATAGGCCCACTGTTCGTCATTGACCAAACCAATTGCTCGACCCTTTTCAGTTAAACGAACGTCAGCGTTATCTTCGCGCAACAACAAACGATATTCCGCGCGACTAGTAAACATTCGATATGGTTCTTTTGTACCCATGGTGGCTAGATCATCAATCAGCACGCCCATATACGCTTCATCTCTGCGTAATTCAAAACCATCTTTTTCTTGGCACTGTAAAGCCGCATTAGCACCGGCAATTAAACCTTGTGCACCGGCTTCTTCGTATCCAGTGGTTCCATTAATTTGACCGGCAAAAAATAAACCCGATATAAACTTTGTCTCCAGCGTTTGTTTTAGATCGCGTGGGTCAAAGAAATCATATTCAATTGCATAGCCTGGGCGAATAATGTGTGCATTTTCAAACCCGTTGATTGAGCGCACTAGCGCCATTTGAATATCAAACGGCAAACTAGTCGATATACCATTTGGATAAACTTCTACGCTAGTTAAGCCCTCAGGCTCAACAAAAATTTGATGCGAATTCTTATCTGCAAAACGCATTATCTTGTCTTCAATTGACGGACAATATCTTGGTCCAATTCCCTCAATGACACCGGTGTACATTGGTGAGCGATCTAGGCCAGAACGAATAATGTCATGCGTTTTTTCATTTGTATGCGTAATGTGACAAGGAATTTGACGAGGATGGTCCTCTACTTTTCCCATAAACGAAAATACAGGTAGTGGAGTATCGCCAGGTTGTTCCTGCATTTTTGAATAATCTAATG is part of the Glaciecola nitratireducens FR1064 genome and encodes:
- the mnmG gene encoding tRNA uridine-5-carboxymethylaminomethyl(34) synthesis enzyme MnmG; this encodes MFYQQDFDVIVVGGGHAGTEAATAAARMGANTLLLTHSIETLGQMSCNPAIGGIGKGHLVKEIDALGGVMAKAADKAGIQFRTLNSSKGPAVRATRAQADRSLYRIAVRQVLENQPNLTLFQQSCDDIIVENDRVVGVVTQMGLKFRAKTVVLTVGTFLGGTIHIGMENYKGGRAGDPPSIALAQRLRALPFRVDRLKTGTPARLDTRSLDYSKMQEQPGDTPLPVFSFMGKVEDHPRQIPCHITHTNEKTHDIIRSGLDRSPMYTGVIEGIGPRYCPSIEDKIMRFADKNSHQIFVEPEGLTSVEVYPNGISTSLPFDIQMALVRSINGFENAHIIRPGYAIEYDFFDPRDLKQTLETKFISGLFFAGQINGTTGYEEAGAQGLIAGANAALQCQEKDGFELRRDEAYMGVLIDDLATMGTKEPYRMFTSRAEYRLLLREDNADVRLTEKGRAIGLVNDEQWAYFQEKMNSVELEKQRLKSQWVHTKHEALDELNSMLKTPISREHSLEELIRRPEMTYAKLTSIKSFGPSISDPKAAEQVEIQIKYAGYIERQKDEIAKSLRHENALLPMDFDFSQISGLSNEVVSKLKDARPETIGKASRISGITPAAISLLLVYLKKHNMLFKAEKQSA